In Rhodopirellula sp. P2, the DNA window TCGTTGTCGCCACCGCTTTCAAAGCGATGAGCTATTTGAAAGATGAGTCCATCCGCAAGATGGTCGAAGGGGGCCAAGCACCTTTCACCACGATCTTCATTGACGAAGCGGGGTTGATTTCAAGGGCGGCGGTTGCTGCGTTGTCACTGTTGGCTGCCAACCGAGTTGTGCTGGTCGGTGATTCAAAGCAATTGGCTCCGATCAGTCGAATCTCACGGATTCTGCCGACTCGCCAGCAAACATGGTTGGCGAGCAGTGGGCTGAGCCATCTCGACGACACCGAAAACACTCCCACGGCGGTCCACCTACTTTTGCAGCAGCGTCGAATGCACCCTGACGTTTGCAAAGTGGTGTCGAGTTACCAGTACGATGGGGCGTTGACGACCGCTCCAGACCGAGCTGGGATGGAGTCGACGCTCTCGCCATTCATTGCCGATCAATCGAGAGCCATTTGGTACGTCCTTGATGAAGAGGATGCCAGTCTCGCTTCCATTCGTGCCGCACGTGGGCCGGGCAACCGAAGTTGGGTTCGTGGTGTGACGCAGTCGGTACTGCAAAAGCTGTTTTCGGATACAGATGTTCGATCAGCAAACGGTTTATTCATCTCACCGTTCAAGGCACAGGCTCAGGAGGTTGGGAAGCTTCTGGCTGGTTGGGGAATGACCAATTGGGAAGCCTCAACCGTCCACAGTCAACAAGGATCGGAAGCGGAAATTGTTATTTTTGATACGGTCAATGCTGGAAGTGGGACCTGGCAAATTCCCGAATGGAAAAGACTTGTCAACGTTGCACTGAGTCGGGCAAGAGAAGCGGTGATTGTTCTTGCGAGTCGCAGCGAGATGGAGGAACCGTATCTCCGTCCATTGATGAAGGGCATGACCGCAGCATTCCTCGTGAAAGACGACAGGCGTTGTGTTTGGCGAGAGCCAGGTCAAACAAAAGGGGGCGAGGCATCGATTGCGGCTGAAGAAAGGGCAAGCTACAAGAAAAAGGCATCTTGTCGCATGGGCGATCAGTTCAATGGTCGAAAGGGAATGAAGCCAATTCTTTCCCAAGAACAGCAGCGGCTGACCAATCTCGAACTGGATGGAAAGCCACGATTGGTTCGTGGGGTAGCGGGCAGCGGAAAGTCGATTGTTCTTTGCAATTGGCTCGCCAAGACAGCGAAGCGTTGGCAAGATCAGAAAGATGCCCGCATTTGGGCAGTCTACGCCAATCGAAGTTTGCAAAAGCTGTTGCGGGAATCGATTGAATCGGCATGGATCAGCCTCAACGAGGGAGACCTGCTCGGTCAATCTGATTTCCCTTGGGATAAAGTGTCGCTCCTGCATGTGAAAGATGTTTTGGCTGGAATGCTCCCAAGCGTTCAGATGTCAATCGAGTCCTTCGGTTTTGACTATGACCGTGCCGCTGAAGAATTCCTCAATCGACAAGATGTGGATGACCTGCTTCCCTGTTGTTCGGCTTTGTTCATTGATGAAGCTCAAGACATGGGACCGGCGACATTGCGGCTGCTGTTGTCCATCGTCGAACAGGCGGACAAGGAAGACGCCAACAGTCGTTCGGCACATATCTTCTACGACAACGCACAAAACGTTTACGACACCAAGACCCCGAAGTGGTCTGACTTTGGTCTCGATATGCGTGGTCGCTCGACGATCATGCGGGAGAGTTTTCGCTCCACAACCCCGATCACCGAACTCGCAGTGAACGTACTGAGCCGACTTTCTGAATCAAGCAAGCGTCAAGATCAGCAAGAATTGCTTCAGCTTGGACTGTTGGAGAATTCTGATCGAAACGGCGAAAACTGGTTGCGTGTGCGGTACAACCAGATTGAAGGGCCGAAGCCGATCTACCATCGCTTCGACAGCCGCACTCAGGAAATGTCCTCGATTGCAAGGCACTTGAAACACTTGATCCGGACTGATGGGATCTCTCCGACTGACATTTGCATTCTCTACAATGGTCGGGTTCAGGATATGTTGCAGTCTATGCTCGCTCCTTCGCTTGCTGAAATTGGTGTCGAGCTTTCGTTTCAGAAGAATCGCTCATTTGAACGACAGCCGAA includes these proteins:
- a CDS encoding AAA domain-containing protein, encoding MSVLDAIYNGDELEEVRRHLPARLNASEGDVHPRVAQPCEHSLHHLRDWWQHSWSILWGPPGTGKTWTTGQQIATVMQDESERVLVVSTTNRATDAVAISIGEAAKEFCPDEFDDGTLLRIGKGASYQTFVGKELDSMLRGTESEILSQIDGLAQQLQLFESSEDKALTRKKIGELRTSGNDQSSRIFVDAERRVVVATAFKAMSYLKDESIRKMVEGGQAPFTTIFIDEAGLISRAAVAALSLLAANRVVLVGDSKQLAPISRISRILPTRQQTWLASSGLSHLDDTENTPTAVHLLLQQRRMHPDVCKVVSSYQYDGALTTAPDRAGMESTLSPFIADQSRAIWYVLDEEDASLASIRAARGPGNRSWVRGVTQSVLQKLFSDTDVRSANGLFISPFKAQAQEVGKLLAGWGMTNWEASTVHSQQGSEAEIVIFDTVNAGSGTWQIPEWKRLVNVALSRAREAVIVLASRSEMEEPYLRPLMKGMTAAFLVKDDRRCVWREPGQTKGGEASIAAEERASYKKKASCRMGDQFNGRKGMKPILSQEQQRLTNLELDGKPRLVRGVAGSGKSIVLCNWLAKTAKRWQDQKDARIWAVYANRSLQKLLRESIESAWISLNEGDLLGQSDFPWDKVSLLHVKDVLAGMLPSVQMSIESFGFDYDRAAEEFLNRQDVDDLLPCCSALFIDEAQDMGPATLRLLLSIVEQADKEDANSRSAHIFYDNAQNVYDTKTPKWSDFGLDMRGRSTIMRESFRSTTPITELAVNVLSRLSESSKRQDQQELLQLGLLENSDRNGENWLRVRYNQIEGPKPIYHRFDSRTQEMSSIARHLKHLIRTDGISPTDICILYNGRVQDMLQSMLAPSLAEIGVELSFQKNRSFERQPNTLVATTPHSFKGYESEVVVIPCVDNYVAPEGKILENSLYVAMTRARSLLAIYGVDRGSDASRRIGETIGECISIQNSQPKIQDMENG